The following proteins are co-located in the Mus caroli chromosome 7, CAROLI_EIJ_v1.1, whole genome shotgun sequence genome:
- the Dmac2 gene encoding distal membrane-arm assembly complex protein 2 isoform X2, translated as MSELVTPDSSRRKKRTLLQFLSDHFQDIQTLREYLLQKQISKVNWENRSFTNIQEKYGPYITGAVFILKQGGAVKFQDKEEWIRPNNRSHFLAELQKFQKVPVEAVDASGCAINYQGLSNLLPLKELRSLSLRRCPNLDDWCLSRLYLLAGSLQELSLAGCPRISERGLACLHHLQNLRRLDISDLPAVSHPGLTQILVEEMLPHCEVLGADWAQNLKLEPDKQPLDTSSPLSS; from the exons ATGAGTGAGTTGGTGACCCCGGACAGCAGTCGAAGGAAGAAAAGAACGCTGTTGCAGTTCCTCTCAGATcatttccaggacatccagacTCTGAGAGAGTACTTGCTCCAGAAACAGATCTCCAAAGTCAACTGGGAGAATCG ATCCTTCACTAACATCCAGGAGAAATATGGCCCGTATATCACAGGTGCTGTCTTCATCCTGAAGCAGGGAGGCGCAGTGAA GTTTCAGGACAAGGAGGAATGGATCCGGCCAAATAACCGTAGCCATTTCCTTGCCGAGCTTCAGAAGTTCCAGaaagtgcctgtggaggctgtggATGCCAGTGGCTGTGCCATCAACTACCAGGGCCTTAGTAACCTCT TGCCCCTGAAGGAGCTGCGGTCCCTGTCCCTGCGGCGCTGCCCCAACTTGGACGACTGGTGCCTCAGCCGCCTCTACCTACTGGCTGGCTCACTGCAGGAGCTCTCGCTGGCTGGATGCCCCAGAATCTCAGAACGGGGCCTTGcctgcctccaccacctcca GAACCTCCGCAGGCTGGACATCTCAGACCTCCCTGCCGTGTCCCACCCAGGTCTCACTCAGATCCTGGTGGAAGAGATGTTGCCCCACTGTGAGGTCCTTGGAGCTGACTGGGCCCAGAATCTGAAGCTGGAACCAGACAAGCAGCCTCTGGACACATCTAGCCCCCTCTCTTCCTAG
- the Erich4 gene encoding glutamate-rich protein 4, translating to MVRTMELWVQLKQAGLEPSGLGPLPKALRVPPPEGNPGQALTSSGGELGGARELLLWIWEELGNLRRVDVQLLGQLCDLGLEMGTFREELDTILEEEEEEREEQEKSCVEEDKGPEEKQEEERSRSSYPAQRLPDFEMTI from the exons ATGGTTCGGACTATGGAGCTGTGGGTGCAGCTGAAGCAGGCCGGACTGGAGCCCAGTGGATTGGGTCCACTCCCCAAGGCCCTAAGGGTGCCCCCACCAGAAGGGAACCCCGGCCAGGCCCTTACGTCTTCAGGGGGAGAACTTGGGGGTGCCAGGGAGCTGCTTCtatggatctgggaggagctg GGGAACCTGCGCCGAGTGGATGTCCAGCTGTTGGGACAACTGTGTGACCTGGGACTGGAGATGGGGACCTTTCGGGAAGAGCTGGACACTatcctggaagaggaggaagaggaacgagaggagcaggagaagagcTGTGTTGAAGAGGACAAAGGGcctgaggagaagcaggaggaagaacgTTCCCGGAGCTCCTATCCAGCCCAGCGCCTCCCTGACTTCGAGATGACCATCTGA
- the Dmac2 gene encoding distal membrane-arm assembly complex protein 2 isoform X1 yields MAAPRAFLYLGAREWNGRARRIHSMSELVTPDSSRRKKRTLLQFLSDHFQDIQTLREYLLQKQISKVNWENRSFTNIQEKYGPYITGAVFILKQGGAVKFQDKEEWIRPNNRSHFLAELQKFQKVPVEAVDASGCAINYQGLSNLLPLKELRSLSLRRCPNLDDWCLSRLYLLAGSLQELSLAGCPRISERGLACLHHLQNLRRLDISDLPAVSHPGLTQILVEEMLPHCEVLGADWAQNLKLEPDKQPLDTSSPLSS; encoded by the exons ATGGCGGCGCCCAGAGCG tTCCTGTACCTGGGTGCCCGAGAATGGAATGGGAGAGCCAGGCGCATCCATAGCATGAGTGAGTTGGTGACCCCGGACAGCAGTCGAAGGAAGAAAAGAACGCTGTTGCAGTTCCTCTCAGATcatttccaggacatccagacTCTGAGAGAGTACTTGCTCCAGAAACAGATCTCCAAAGTCAACTGGGAGAATCG ATCCTTCACTAACATCCAGGAGAAATATGGCCCGTATATCACAGGTGCTGTCTTCATCCTGAAGCAGGGAGGCGCAGTGAA GTTTCAGGACAAGGAGGAATGGATCCGGCCAAATAACCGTAGCCATTTCCTTGCCGAGCTTCAGAAGTTCCAGaaagtgcctgtggaggctgtggATGCCAGTGGCTGTGCCATCAACTACCAGGGCCTTAGTAACCTCT TGCCCCTGAAGGAGCTGCGGTCCCTGTCCCTGCGGCGCTGCCCCAACTTGGACGACTGGTGCCTCAGCCGCCTCTACCTACTGGCTGGCTCACTGCAGGAGCTCTCGCTGGCTGGATGCCCCAGAATCTCAGAACGGGGCCTTGcctgcctccaccacctcca GAACCTCCGCAGGCTGGACATCTCAGACCTCCCTGCCGTGTCCCACCCAGGTCTCACTCAGATCCTGGTGGAAGAGATGTTGCCCCACTGTGAGGTCCTTGGAGCTGACTGGGCCCAGAATCTGAAGCTGGAACCAGACAAGCAGCCTCTGGACACATCTAGCCCCCTCTCTTCCTAG